From Phenylobacterium immobile (ATCC 35973), a single genomic window includes:
- a CDS encoding sensor domain-containing diguanylate cyclase gives MNDAKLMDEQGRLAALQRYNVLDTMPEPSFDRITQLVQSVLNVPMSAVSLIDQDRQWFKSRQGIGDSETSRGVSFCTHTIQQRETMNVGDALTDVRFAENPLVVGPPHIRSYLGAPLSTPDGYNVGSLCAIDTVPRVFDASQLAMLSTLASMIVDELELRVIAQSDGLTGAMTRRGFLIEGDKALARLRSDAVPCAMILLDADHFKSINDTYGHPMGDLVLKAIAKHCRDLVPAGCMVGRLGGEEFAILLTGDAAAADNALAFAETVRAGLERLQMGTLPQAVTASFGVALGDPLTASCEAWLATADVALYAAKRTGRNRCVLADGV, from the coding sequence ATGAACGATGCGAAGCTGATGGACGAGCAAGGTCGCTTGGCGGCTCTGCAACGCTATAATGTGCTCGACACCATGCCAGAGCCGTCTTTCGACCGGATCACACAGCTCGTGCAGTCGGTCCTGAATGTGCCCATGTCCGCCGTCTCGCTCATCGACCAGGATCGACAGTGGTTCAAGTCTCGCCAAGGCATCGGCGATTCGGAAACCAGCCGTGGCGTCTCCTTCTGCACCCACACGATCCAGCAGCGCGAAACGATGAACGTCGGCGACGCCCTGACTGACGTACGGTTCGCAGAGAACCCTCTGGTCGTCGGGCCCCCGCACATTCGCAGCTACCTCGGCGCGCCGCTGTCGACGCCAGACGGCTATAATGTCGGATCGCTCTGCGCCATCGATACGGTGCCCCGGGTGTTCGACGCCAGCCAGTTGGCAATGTTGTCCACCCTCGCCTCAATGATCGTCGACGAACTGGAGCTGAGGGTCATAGCCCAGAGCGACGGCCTGACCGGGGCGATGACGCGCCGCGGCTTCCTCATCGAAGGCGACAAGGCCCTCGCCAGACTGCGGAGCGATGCTGTCCCCTGCGCGATGATTCTGCTCGACGCCGATCATTTCAAATCGATCAACGACACCTACGGCCATCCCATGGGCGATCTCGTGCTGAAAGCCATCGCGAAGCACTGCCGCGACCTTGTTCCGGCCGGGTGCATGGTCGGCCGACTGGGGGGTGAGGAGTTCGCCATCCTACTGACCGGCGACGCAGCAGCCGCCGACAATGCGCTGGCCTTCGCCGAAACCGTGCGTGCGGGCCTCGAGCGCCTGCAGATGGGAACGCTTCCGCAGGCGGTGACCGCCAGCTTTGGCGTCGCTCTTGGCGATCCACTGACCGCCTCCTGCGAGGCATGGCTCGCCACCGCCGACGTGGCCCTCTACGCGGCCAAACGAACGGGCCGCAACCGGTGCGTGCTTGCCGACGGAGTCTGA
- a CDS encoding N-formylglutamate amidohydrolase, with amino-acid sequence MEDCESIANEGDQTPNAAFDVRRAARAGEAAPTPLVFASPHSGRDYPDDMGSALDPRNLRLSEDAFVDDLIEAAPAMGVAVIAARLGRAYIDMNREAFELDPAMFADELPAHAKPRTARVAAGLGSIAKVVAEGKEIYARKLMFAEARDRIESAHQPYHAALEQLLEEARAAHGFAVLIDWHSMPAAAARGATRERPCDMVLGDRFGAACSNLVTSLIERELEAMGYRLARNAPYAGGYTTEHYGRPAQGVHALQIEINRGLYLDEKALKPTAGFAKLKSRLETLTQTLVATDWAELAP; translated from the coding sequence ATGGAAGACTGCGAATCTATCGCAAACGAAGGCGACCAGACGCCGAACGCCGCCTTTGACGTGCGTCGCGCGGCGCGAGCAGGCGAGGCTGCGCCAACACCGCTGGTCTTCGCTTCACCCCATTCTGGCCGGGACTATCCTGACGACATGGGATCCGCACTCGATCCGCGGAACCTGCGGTTGTCGGAAGACGCCTTCGTCGACGACTTGATCGAGGCCGCTCCAGCGATGGGCGTCGCGGTCATCGCCGCCCGTCTGGGCCGCGCCTACATCGACATGAACCGCGAGGCCTTTGAACTCGATCCGGCCATGTTCGCCGATGAACTGCCCGCCCACGCGAAGCCGCGTACGGCGCGCGTCGCCGCCGGCCTGGGCTCGATCGCCAAGGTCGTCGCCGAGGGCAAGGAGATCTATGCGCGCAAGCTGATGTTCGCCGAGGCGCGTGACCGTATCGAAAGCGCGCATCAGCCCTATCACGCTGCTTTGGAACAGCTACTGGAAGAGGCGCGCGCGGCGCACGGCTTCGCCGTGCTGATCGACTGGCATTCAATGCCCGCCGCCGCCGCCCGCGGCGCGACGCGGGAGAGGCCCTGCGATATGGTGCTGGGCGACCGGTTCGGTGCGGCTTGCTCGAACCTGGTGACCAGCCTGATCGAGCGCGAGTTGGAGGCCATGGGCTATCGGCTGGCGCGTAACGCGCCCTACGCCGGCGGCTACACGACAGAGCACTACGGCCGCCCCGCTCAGGGCGTCCACGCGCTGCAGATCGAGATCAACCGGGGCCTGTATCTGGATGAAAAGGCGCTAAAGCCGACGGCGGGGTTCGCCAAGCTGAAGAGCCGCCTCGAAACCTTGACCCAGACCTTGGTGGCGACCGACTGGGCGGAACTCGCTCCCTGA